One Hypomesus transpacificus isolate Combined female chromosome 6, fHypTra1, whole genome shotgun sequence DNA segment encodes these proteins:
- the LOC124469026 gene encoding mitoguardin 1-like, giving the protein MTYLQEKQVQDLSNKIVALREAFHSLLTQDSTKNFLLVAGKMILSGLVQLNQADISSLCTSFNRLVSYIEDPAHRAGIERELASVNIHHTNFLDIVYDFIILEVIKNNAALPPQNKQELP; this is encoded by the exons AT GACCTATCTTCAGGAGAAACAGGTCCAAGACTTGAGCAATAAAATTGTGGCCCTTCGTGAGGCATTTCAT TCACTCCTGACCCAGGACAGCACAAAAAACTTCCTGCTAGTTGCAGGAAAGATGATTCTTTCAGGGCTGGTCCAGCTCAACCAGGCG GATATTAGTTCCCTCTGCACATCGTTCAACCGCCTGGTGAGCTACATTGAAGATCCCGCCCACAGGgctgggatagagagggagctggCCTCTGTCAAC ATCCATCACACCAACTTCCTGGATATTGTGTATGATTTCATCATTCTGGAAGTGATAAAAAACAATGCTGCCTTGCCTCCACAAAAC AAGCAGGAACTTCCTTGA